The following are encoded together in the uncultured Sphaerochaeta sp. genome:
- a CDS encoding transcriptional regulator, with amino-acid sequence MVKMGVDLSSQTNEDFEKARSRGRMQSLLSSLAWRNSDLLSFYAVTELLKPKNETYLGMRTIPVNQIIGSEGRYQDFSMAFYPKKELLRSRWRSIDRATKEYVILPPISVYKLGKWYFVRDGNHRVSVAKTQGVEFIDAEVVELDSQIPLEAGLTMKGLRKRVVDYERERFISQYNTTYLPMDEILFSSPGSFPEMVNHILVHKYYLNEGKEEEISFEEGARSWYENVYRPIVEEVQRARLLASFPGNTEADLYMWIVRHWDNLKHMSGSQEVSIESATHDYKTRYGRGRLVRWVNWIRYFFSKD; translated from the coding sequence ATGGTAAAAATGGGCGTTGATCTGAGTTCCCAGACAAATGAGGACTTTGAAAAAGCTCGCTCCAGAGGAAGAATGCAATCTTTGCTCAGCAGCTTAGCATGGAGAAATTCAGATCTCTTGAGTTTCTATGCGGTAACCGAGTTGTTGAAACCCAAGAATGAGACATATCTGGGAATGAGAACCATTCCTGTGAATCAGATAATTGGAAGCGAAGGAAGGTATCAAGACTTTTCCATGGCTTTCTATCCGAAGAAGGAACTGCTTAGATCAAGATGGAGAAGTATTGACCGGGCAACTAAGGAATATGTAATTCTTCCCCCAATCTCTGTTTATAAACTTGGAAAGTGGTACTTTGTGCGGGACGGGAACCATCGTGTCTCGGTCGCAAAGACCCAAGGCGTTGAATTCATCGATGCAGAAGTTGTTGAATTGGACAGCCAGATTCCCTTGGAAGCTGGACTGACCATGAAGGGGTTGCGTAAGCGGGTGGTTGACTATGAAAGAGAGCGGTTCATCTCTCAGTACAATACAACCTATCTCCCGATGGATGAGATTCTCTTCTCCTCCCCGGGTTCTTTCCCAGAGATGGTTAATCATATCCTTGTCCATAAATACTATCTCAATGAAGGAAAGGAAGAGGAAATTAGCTTTGAAGAAGGAGCTAGATCCTGGTACGAGAATGTCTACCGTCCTATAGTCGAGGAAGTGCAACGAGCACGATTGCTTGCATCATTCCCCGGGAATACCGAAGCCGACCTTTATATGTGGATTGTGCGTCACTGGGATAATCTCAAACATATGAGTGGTAGCCAAGAGGTGAGCATAGAGAGTGCAACCCACGACTATAAGACACGCTATGGACGGGGCCGATTAGTGCGCTGGGTTAATTGGATTCGATACTTCTTTTCCAAGGACTAA
- a CDS encoding ABC transporter permease has translation MKSLKKRELQSNAFLVAVSAVVLGLIAGAILMASIGSNPFAGFWYLFRGSLMNIERIGNTLATATTLMLVGLSVAFAFKTGLFNIGASGQMLVGGLCATIVAHKVFLPRPLFLAVLIGSALAGGALWGVIPGFLKAKFNVHEVVATIMMNWIAYWSVYYFVPAYLKGPSLETESASIAVSQSLRTGWLTNLFNGSYMNLGFFVALISVILIKFILDKTTLGFSLKAVGANRFCAEYAGIKVNRNVVISMMIAGGLAGLAGLSFYTGYSRNMQIGVMPSQGFDGIAVALLGASNPLGVFFSALFFGILQSGKGFMNAMTSVPPEIADTIIAVIIYFTATSVLFKRFWDAVFKRRNNRINPQEEPVVTTPEKEDK, from the coding sequence ATGAAATCATTGAAAAAACGAGAACTGCAAAGCAACGCCTTCCTCGTCGCAGTCAGCGCAGTGGTCCTTGGCCTTATCGCTGGAGCTATTCTCATGGCTTCAATCGGTAGTAATCCCTTTGCAGGGTTTTGGTACTTGTTCCGTGGAAGTCTGATGAATATTGAAAGAATTGGAAACACTTTGGCAACAGCAACAACCTTGATGCTGGTAGGCCTTTCTGTTGCTTTTGCTTTCAAGACAGGACTATTCAACATTGGGGCAAGTGGGCAGATGTTGGTTGGTGGCCTCTGTGCAACCATTGTTGCCCATAAGGTGTTTCTTCCCCGTCCACTCTTCTTGGCTGTCTTGATCGGATCGGCCCTTGCTGGGGGAGCTCTTTGGGGGGTTATTCCTGGATTTCTCAAAGCCAAGTTCAACGTGCATGAAGTTGTTGCAACCATTATGATGAACTGGATTGCCTACTGGTCTGTGTACTATTTTGTACCTGCCTATCTCAAGGGACCCTCCTTGGAGACGGAGAGCGCCAGTATTGCAGTTTCCCAATCCCTCAGAACTGGGTGGTTGACCAACCTGTTCAACGGATCGTATATGAATCTTGGTTTCTTTGTTGCACTAATCTCAGTGATCTTGATTAAATTCATCTTGGACAAGACTACACTTGGATTCAGTCTGAAAGCCGTTGGTGCGAACCGTTTCTGCGCTGAGTATGCAGGGATCAAGGTGAACCGCAATGTGGTTATCTCGATGATGATCGCAGGCGGGCTGGCAGGTTTGGCTGGGCTCTCCTTCTATACAGGGTATTCAAGGAATATGCAGATTGGAGTCATGCCTTCCCAAGGTTTTGATGGAATAGCTGTCGCGCTTTTAGGTGCCAGCAATCCATTGGGAGTATTTTTCAGTGCACTGTTCTTTGGAATCTTGCAATCTGGAAAAGGGTTTATGAATGCCATGACCAGCGTTCCCCCAGAGATAGCCGATACCATCATAGCCGTAATCATCTACTTTACGGCAACCAGTGTATTGTTCAAGCGTTTCTGGGATGCTGTATTTAAACGACGAAATAACAGGATCAATCCCCAAGAGGAACCTGTGGTAACGACACCAGAGAAGGAGGACAAGTAA
- a CDS encoding glycoside hydrolase family 88 protein — translation MMDRGERLSLKLAESVVSRYKPSQMRWHYEHGLVIHSCLLVGEAYDREEMFQWAYTMYDPMVGKDGQVVSYRLGEYNLDQINAGRNLFSLYQNTKERRFLLAAQLLKSQLNSHPRTLSGVFWHKEIYPWQIWLDGVYMQGPFNAQFCKVSGDIAGFDDTVEQVIKVYRILKDPKTGLLYHAYDESRGQRWSDAETGLSPHFWGRAIGWYCMAILDILDFLPESHPKRGELGRILTRVLDSLLPYQSESGMWYQVVDKQDQKDNYLETSCSSMFAYSLLKALRVGITNNGIYRKQAMLAIDDIRERYLREDEKGCLHLGGICSVAGLGGNPYRDGSLHYYVCEPVVEDDFKGVGSFILACLEAEQAL, via the coding sequence ATGATGGACAGGGGTGAGCGCCTTTCGTTGAAACTAGCTGAAAGTGTGGTTTCACGGTACAAACCTTCACAGATGCGATGGCATTATGAGCATGGGCTGGTGATACACAGTTGTTTGCTGGTTGGAGAGGCCTACGACCGAGAAGAGATGTTCCAGTGGGCATACACGATGTATGACCCAATGGTGGGCAAGGACGGCCAGGTTGTCTCCTACCGATTAGGTGAGTACAACCTAGACCAGATCAACGCTGGAAGAAATCTTTTTTCTCTGTATCAGAATACAAAGGAGAGACGTTTTCTTCTGGCTGCCCAGCTGTTGAAAAGTCAGCTCAACTCCCATCCAAGGACCCTCTCAGGAGTATTCTGGCATAAGGAGATTTACCCTTGGCAGATTTGGTTGGATGGAGTCTACATGCAGGGTCCTTTCAATGCCCAGTTCTGTAAAGTCAGTGGGGATATTGCTGGGTTTGATGATACGGTGGAGCAGGTAATTAAGGTTTATCGGATACTTAAGGATCCGAAGACGGGCTTGCTGTATCATGCCTATGATGAGTCTCGGGGCCAGAGATGGTCTGACGCAGAAACCGGTCTTTCTCCCCATTTCTGGGGAAGGGCGATTGGCTGGTATTGTATGGCTATCCTTGATATTCTTGACTTCCTTCCTGAGTCACATCCCAAGCGTGGGGAACTAGGGCGTATACTTACCCGGGTTCTTGACTCACTGCTCCCTTATCAGAGTGAAAGCGGCATGTGGTACCAGGTAGTGGATAAACAAGATCAGAAAGATAATTATCTTGAGACCTCATGCTCAAGTATGTTTGCCTACAGTCTTCTGAAAGCATTGCGCGTTGGTATAACCAATAATGGGATCTATCGAAAGCAGGCAATGCTTGCCATTGATGACATCAGAGAACGATATCTGAGAGAGGATGAGAAAGGATGTCTCCATCTAGGAGGAATCTGTTCTGTTGCCGGATTAGGCGGAAATCCCTATCGCGATGGTTCATTGCACTACTATGTATGTGAGCCAGTAGTGGAGGATGATTTCAAAGGGGTAGGTTCCTTCATACTTGCTTGCTTGGAAGCTGAGCAAGCTCTCTAG
- a CDS encoding ABC transporter ATP-binding protein, protein MSHVIEMLNIRKEFPGIVANDEITLQVEQGEIHAILGENGAGKSTLMSILFGLYHADKGQIKVKGKEVRINDPNDANELGIGMVHQHFQLVQNFTVTENIILGKEGGFILDRRTASKKIKDLSEKYGLNIDPNMVIEDITVGMQQRVEILKMLYRNAEILIFDEPTAVLTPQEIEDLMEIMRSLVAEGKSVILITHKLNEIKAVADRCTVIRRGKLIGVVNVKETTTAKMASMMVGRPVSFKVDKKPAQVGRVILDIHDLKVMSSKKILGVKDFSLSVKAGEIVGIAGVDGNGQTELIEAITGLRAVESGSIILDGNDITNADIRRRNEIGLGHIPEDRQKRGLVMSSSVFNNIAIKEYYHSPFSKKGILEADYLREYAQKVVGQFDVRSGEGIFSLAGKLSGGNQQKLIVGREVVADPELLIAVQPTRGLDVGAIEYIHSQLVAHRDKGHAVLLVSFELDEIFNLSDRIAVMNSGELIDIVKTSETNEDEVGLMMAGIKRKEGEQ, encoded by the coding sequence ATGAGCCACGTTATTGAGATGTTGAACATACGCAAGGAGTTTCCAGGAATCGTTGCAAACGATGAGATCACCTTGCAAGTGGAACAGGGAGAAATTCATGCCATTCTCGGTGAGAATGGAGCAGGAAAATCTACCCTTATGAGTATCCTTTTCGGTTTGTATCATGCCGATAAGGGGCAGATAAAAGTCAAAGGGAAAGAAGTCAGGATCAATGATCCCAACGATGCCAATGAACTTGGCATTGGAATGGTGCATCAGCACTTTCAACTTGTACAAAATTTCACGGTTACCGAGAATATCATTCTCGGAAAAGAGGGAGGCTTCATCCTTGATCGTAGGACTGCATCTAAGAAGATCAAGGACCTCTCTGAAAAATATGGATTGAATATAGATCCAAACATGGTCATCGAGGATATCACCGTTGGGATGCAGCAACGTGTAGAGATTCTGAAAATGCTCTACCGAAATGCTGAGATACTGATATTTGATGAACCGACGGCAGTACTTACCCCTCAAGAGATTGAAGACCTCATGGAGATTATGCGAAGCTTAGTTGCCGAGGGGAAATCAGTCATCCTAATCACCCATAAACTGAATGAGATCAAGGCCGTTGCTGACCGATGTACGGTTATCCGCCGAGGAAAACTTATCGGGGTGGTTAATGTAAAGGAAACCACAACAGCAAAAATGGCATCAATGATGGTAGGTAGGCCTGTTAGTTTTAAAGTTGACAAGAAACCTGCCCAGGTGGGTCGTGTAATATTGGATATTCATGACTTGAAAGTCATGAGCAGCAAGAAGATACTTGGGGTAAAGGACTTTTCACTTTCAGTAAAAGCTGGTGAAATTGTCGGAATTGCCGGCGTTGATGGGAATGGACAGACCGAGCTCATTGAGGCAATAACCGGATTGAGGGCAGTTGAAAGTGGTTCCATCATCCTTGATGGAAATGACATCACTAATGCCGATATTCGCAGGCGCAATGAGATAGGACTAGGACATATACCTGAAGATAGGCAGAAACGAGGGCTAGTGATGAGCTCTTCGGTGTTCAATAATATTGCCATCAAGGAGTACTATCACAGTCCTTTCAGTAAGAAAGGTATACTCGAAGCTGATTACTTACGGGAGTATGCGCAGAAAGTGGTTGGGCAGTTTGATGTCCGCAGTGGTGAAGGTATTTTCTCCCTTGCAGGGAAGCTCTCTGGAGGTAATCAGCAGAAATTGATAGTTGGTCGTGAGGTCGTTGCCGACCCTGAGTTGCTTATTGCAGTCCAGCCGACCAGGGGCCTGGATGTAGGGGCAATTGAATATATACACTCCCAACTGGTTGCACACCGCGACAAGGGCCATGCGGTCTTGCTGGTTTCCTTTGAGTTGGATGAAATCTTCAACCTCTCGGATAGGATTGCTGTCATGAATAGTGGAGAGTTGATTGATATTGTGAAAACCTCAGAGACAAATGAGGATGAGGTCGGCTTGATGATGGCCGGTATAAAGCGAAAGGAAGGTGAACAATGA
- a CDS encoding metallophosphoesterase produces the protein MKILCISDETDPLVYSKNISSRYADVDIVISAGDLPLKYYEFIISSLNKPLYFVFGNHNLEYLHQFVEQSPLLSQYGYNKDGKVQTLPPFGGEFSDGKVLYDKKHDLIVAGLGGSMRYNKGAHQYSEREMFFRMLKMVPKLLFNRLFRGRWVDIMLTHAAPLGLGDDTDRCHQGFSTFLTFMQWFKPRYLLHGHIHLHDMNANRHHVYKQTKVINIFQNYILDDPALGKGKEDGKNGR, from the coding sequence ATGAAAATACTGTGTATTTCAGATGAGACAGACCCCTTGGTATACTCCAAGAATATTTCCAGCCGATATGCAGATGTCGATATTGTGATCTCAGCAGGTGATCTCCCTCTCAAATATTATGAGTTCATTATCTCAAGCCTAAACAAGCCTCTTTACTTTGTGTTTGGGAACCATAATCTCGAGTATCTCCATCAATTCGTTGAACAGTCACCACTTCTCTCTCAGTATGGCTACAACAAGGATGGAAAGGTGCAAACCCTCCCTCCGTTTGGTGGGGAGTTTTCTGATGGTAAGGTACTGTATGATAAAAAGCACGATTTGATAGTAGCGGGGCTTGGTGGTTCCATGCGCTACAACAAGGGAGCACACCAATACTCTGAGCGGGAGATGTTTTTCAGGATGCTGAAAATGGTCCCAAAACTGTTGTTCAACCGTTTGTTCAGGGGAAGGTGGGTCGATATCATGCTTACCCATGCAGCACCCCTAGGCCTTGGCGATGATACCGATCGTTGTCACCAAGGTTTTTCCACTTTTTTGACTTTCATGCAATGGTTCAAGCCTAGGTACTTGCTTCATGGTCATATTCATTTGCATGATATGAATGCCAACCGACATCATGTGTACAAACAGACCAAGGTCATCAATATTTTTCAGAACTACATACTGGATGACCCTGCACTAGGAAAGGGGAAAGAAGATGGTAAAAATGGGCGTTGA
- a CDS encoding BMP family ABC transporter substrate-binding protein, translating to MLGSFAFAQGSDEGGAKKSNLRVGMVTDAGTIDDKSFNQGTWEGILKASKDYALDVKYLKPAGTTEADYLKEIGNLVDAGYNFIVCPGFKFETALFEAQDKYPNVKFVILDGEPHSADYSEFRIEPNVVAVYYAEHESGFLAGLAAALQLKEGDFGFVGGMEIPAVQKFNWGFQQGVAFANKNYGTKIVMKQENNLYQGSFDNISAGQQIAASMYDRGVDVIFAAAGGVGVGVINEAKNRASSGQKVWVIGVDVDQYPEGVLPSGKSIILTSAMKYLDRASYDMIVAELNGTFPAGEILTFTAANEGVGIPAQNPNLDKAVTDEVAKVSAMMTSGELKVQASGDGLFK from the coding sequence ATGCTCGGCTCGTTTGCATTCGCTCAAGGCAGCGATGAAGGTGGGGCAAAGAAGAGTAATCTTCGTGTTGGAATGGTCACTGATGCTGGTACGATTGATGATAAATCCTTCAATCAGGGAACTTGGGAAGGTATTTTGAAGGCAAGTAAGGACTACGCGCTTGATGTCAAATATCTCAAGCCCGCTGGGACCACTGAGGCTGACTACCTAAAGGAAATCGGTAACTTGGTTGATGCTGGCTATAATTTTATTGTATGCCCAGGATTCAAGTTTGAGACCGCACTGTTTGAGGCTCAGGATAAGTATCCCAATGTGAAATTCGTCATCCTCGATGGTGAACCACACAGTGCTGACTACTCTGAGTTCCGCATTGAACCGAATGTAGTAGCAGTCTATTATGCTGAGCATGAATCCGGCTTCCTCGCTGGCCTTGCTGCTGCTTTGCAACTTAAGGAAGGCGATTTTGGTTTTGTCGGCGGTATGGAAATTCCAGCTGTACAGAAGTTCAATTGGGGCTTCCAGCAGGGCGTTGCTTTCGCCAATAAAAACTATGGCACCAAGATTGTCATGAAGCAAGAGAACAACCTTTATCAGGGTTCTTTTGACAACATCAGCGCTGGACAGCAGATTGCAGCATCCATGTACGACCGTGGTGTAGATGTCATCTTCGCAGCAGCCGGTGGTGTTGGCGTTGGTGTTATCAACGAAGCAAAGAACCGTGCTTCAAGTGGACAGAAAGTATGGGTAATCGGAGTTGACGTAGATCAGTACCCAGAGGGAGTTCTTCCTAGCGGCAAGTCCATCATCCTCACCAGTGCAATGAAGTACCTCGACCGTGCTTCCTATGACATGATTGTTGCTGAGCTCAATGGAACTTTTCCTGCAGGTGAAATACTTACCTTTACCGCAGCAAATGAGGGTGTAGGTATCCCTGCCCAGAACCCGAATCTTGACAAGGCTGTCACCGATGAGGTTGCCAAGGTCTCTGCAATGATGACCAGTGGTGAGCTTAAGGTGCAGGCTTCCGGCGATGGATTGTTCAAGTAA
- a CDS encoding purine-nucleoside phosphorylase yields MDTLMDKMQEAAMYITSRIGEEPVSIGMVLGSGLGGLADELEDAVAISYKDIPHFPVSTVYGHKGRLVAGTLEGKRVLCMQGRFHYYEGYGMDQVVFPIQVMHALGIEQLLVTNAAGGVNESYKPGDLMLITDHIKLIADSPMRGPNYESLGERFFDMTNAYNKQLCALAREEAKKQEIPLQEGVYMFFAGPSYETPAEIRAARTLGSDAVGMSTVPEAIAASHMRMKVLGISCITNMASGILDQPLSHTEVMETGDQVKEAFTSLVRSVTKVWPV; encoded by the coding sequence ATGGATACTTTAATGGATAAAATGCAGGAAGCTGCAATGTATATCACCTCTCGTATCGGAGAGGAGCCCGTTTCAATTGGTATGGTATTGGGCAGTGGGCTTGGAGGGTTGGCTGATGAGCTGGAGGATGCTGTTGCCATTTCCTATAAGGATATTCCCCATTTTCCAGTTTCTACAGTGTATGGCCATAAAGGTCGTCTGGTAGCTGGTACGCTGGAAGGTAAACGCGTGTTATGCATGCAGGGACGCTTTCACTACTATGAAGGGTATGGTATGGACCAGGTTGTCTTCCCCATCCAGGTGATGCATGCCCTCGGTATTGAACAGCTCTTGGTAACCAATGCAGCCGGTGGGGTGAATGAGTCCTACAAGCCGGGTGATTTGATGCTGATCACTGATCATATTAAATTGATTGCCGACAGTCCTATGCGTGGACCAAACTATGAGAGTCTTGGAGAACGATTCTTTGATATGACCAATGCCTATAACAAGCAGTTGTGTGCCTTGGCAAGGGAGGAAGCAAAAAAACAGGAGATTCCCTTGCAGGAAGGTGTCTATATGTTCTTTGCCGGGCCATCATATGAGACTCCTGCAGAAATCCGTGCGGCTAGGACGCTCGGCTCTGATGCAGTGGGAATGTCCACTGTACCTGAAGCGATTGCTGCAAGCCACATGCGTATGAAGGTGCTGGGAATCAGTTGCATCACCAATATGGCATCAGGAATCCTGGACCAGCCGCTGAGTCATACCGAGGTCATGGAGACAGGCGACCAGGTGAAGGAAGCCTTTACCTCTCTGGTTCGCAGTGTAACAAAGGTCTGGCCAGTATGA
- a CDS encoding SDR family NAD(P)-dependent oxidoreductase, whose amino-acid sequence MRSILVSGGTSTLGRAVCERFVKAGDRVYCGYASNRETADELAASFGPSLIPLHLDIQDAGGIASSLQELEGLDVLVNNSGVFSVFTPTELLESEWRRIFDINVTGLFRLTQQCIPLLRERKGSIVNIASINALHPGFGGTSHYDASKGAVVAYTKSLAKELGPSIRVNAVAPGLLKAPYLDEANPLKQHYEERSLLHSLVDPGEVAKVVQLLSDCSAMTGELVGVDCGYLMG is encoded by the coding sequence ATGCGCAGTATTCTCGTAAGCGGAGGAACCAGTACCTTGGGCAGGGCAGTCTGTGAACGATTTGTCAAAGCAGGGGATCGGGTGTACTGCGGATATGCCTCAAACAGGGAAACCGCCGATGAATTGGCAGCTTCCTTTGGTCCCTCCTTGATCCCTCTCCATCTCGATATCCAGGATGCAGGTGGCATTGCTTCATCACTTCAGGAACTGGAAGGACTTGATGTCTTGGTGAATAACAGCGGGGTGTTTTCTGTATTCACGCCAACCGAATTGTTGGAATCGGAGTGGAGGCGTATTTTTGACATCAATGTAACAGGTCTGTTCAGGCTGACCCAGCAGTGTATACCGTTACTCAGGGAACGTAAGGGCAGTATTGTCAATATTGCAAGTATCAATGCACTTCATCCTGGGTTTGGCGGTACGAGCCACTATGATGCATCAAAAGGAGCGGTAGTTGCATATACGAAAAGTTTGGCAAAGGAACTGGGGCCATCGATCCGTGTAAATGCAGTAGCTCCAGGGTTGTTGAAGGCTCCTTATCTTGATGAAGCGAATCCATTGAAACAACACTATGAAGAGCGCTCCTTGCTCCACTCACTGGTAGATCCAGGAGAGGTGGCGAAGGTGGTGCAGTTATTGTCTGACTGCAGTGCGATGACCGGTGAGCTGGTCGGCGTTGACTGCGGGTATCTCATGGGGTGA
- a CDS encoding cupin domain-containing protein: MKNQTLIEQLGLEPLPEEGGFFKRVYSFMEEDRLLGSVIYYLVTEESYSSLHYLSTDEVWFFLEGDLLEQLVLNSDGSHELRLLGPASEGHQPLSMIQGGCWQGTKLQGNQGWALCATTMCPSFDQSIYKQGTVELESEYPQCPDIRRFLAKEE; this comes from the coding sequence ATGAAGAACCAGACACTGATAGAGCAATTAGGTCTGGAACCTCTTCCAGAGGAAGGAGGATTCTTTAAGCGAGTTTATTCCTTCATGGAGGAAGACCGCTTGCTTGGCAGTGTCATCTACTATCTGGTCACCGAAGAAAGTTACTCTTCGCTTCACTATCTCTCTACTGATGAGGTATGGTTTTTTCTCGAGGGAGATTTATTGGAGCAACTGGTACTCAACAGTGATGGTAGTCATGAACTACGTTTGTTGGGACCGGCTAGCGAGGGACACCAACCTCTTTCCATGATACAGGGAGGGTGTTGGCAGGGAACGAAACTCCAAGGAAACCAAGGTTGGGCTTTATGTGCCACTACCATGTGCCCTTCCTTTGATCAGAGTATTTACAAGCAAGGTACTGTAGAACTGGAGAGTGAGTATCCACAGTGTCCTGATATAAGAAGATTCTTAGCGAAGGAGGAGTGA
- a CDS encoding ABC transporter permease produces the protein MWDTLVSIFPYAIAYTIPMLMTSLGGLYSERSGVTNLGLEGLMLVGYFASAITIKMSEATLGINALPVGLLVGVAAGAIFSLLHAFASINLKADQVISGTAINMLAAALTVYLARTISGSGNVRIMMGIVRENIPFLSKIPIIGPLFFSQSYWTTWVCLIIWGLSWILLYKTSFGLRLRACGEHPSAVASAGINVHKMRYFGVAMSGALAGLGGSVILITYSGEFNGTVAGLGFLSIAALIFGQWKPLGILGATFFFGIATTIANVSQVIPSLQVIPPVFFKIFPYVATLLALVLFSKNSAAPKASGEPF, from the coding sequence ATGTGGGATACCTTGGTAAGTATTTTTCCGTATGCAATCGCCTATACGATTCCCATGTTGATGACCTCCCTTGGGGGGTTGTACAGTGAACGGAGTGGTGTCACCAACCTTGGGCTGGAAGGCTTGATGTTGGTTGGATACTTTGCGAGTGCCATTACGATCAAGATGAGTGAAGCAACCTTGGGTATCAATGCACTCCCCGTCGGACTGCTTGTCGGTGTTGCCGCTGGTGCAATTTTCAGTCTTCTCCATGCGTTTGCTTCGATCAACCTGAAGGCTGACCAAGTAATCAGTGGAACAGCAATCAATATGTTGGCAGCTGCCCTCACGGTATATCTTGCCAGAACCATCAGTGGAAGCGGAAACGTCCGTATTATGATGGGTATCGTTCGTGAGAATATTCCGTTTCTTTCCAAGATACCGATTATCGGACCTCTTTTCTTCAGTCAATCCTACTGGACTACCTGGGTCTGTCTGATTATTTGGGGTCTCTCATGGATCCTGTTGTACAAGACCAGCTTTGGCCTTCGTCTACGTGCTTGTGGTGAACATCCTTCTGCAGTTGCTTCTGCTGGAATCAATGTGCATAAGATGCGCTACTTCGGTGTTGCCATGAGTGGTGCTCTTGCAGGTCTTGGTGGATCGGTGATTCTGATTACCTACTCAGGAGAGTTCAATGGTACGGTTGCCGGTCTCGGCTTTCTTTCCATTGCTGCCTTGATTTTTGGACAGTGGAAGCCGTTGGGAATTCTTGGTGCGACATTCTTTTTTGGAATTGCAACAACAATTGCCAATGTCAGCCAAGTTATTCCGTCATTGCAGGTAATTCCTCCTGTCTTCTTCAAGATTTTCCCGTATGTAGCCACCTTGTTGGCTTTGGTGCTATTCTCGAAGAATTCTGCTGCTCCAAAGGCAAGCGGCGAACCGTTCTAA
- a CDS encoding NAD(P)H-dependent oxidoreductase, which produces MKRCSIIIHSVSGNCYIIGSYLKELMAERNVDARLYRVDDPDLHIWANTQETTNDYYEDILALPIVSTSTLLKSDMVILGSPTRFGNISAEMKTFLDTTLSLSKDKSLETKFFACFTSCSNSTCEGAHTLTAMIYWAQSMGMLHIPFGVHDELDFCDQPVSGIVHLAGKEGAIRPSDRLGKEMEVYADTLSAYIQE; this is translated from the coding sequence ATGAAGCGTTGTTCCATCATTATTCATAGCGTAAGTGGCAATTGCTATATTATCGGGTCCTATCTGAAGGAACTCATGGCCGAACGGAACGTCGATGCACGTCTCTACCGAGTTGACGACCCTGATCTACACATCTGGGCTAACACACAAGAGACTACCAACGACTACTACGAAGATATTCTAGCTCTTCCCATCGTCAGTACGTCGACCCTGCTCAAGAGTGATATGGTCATCCTGGGCAGCCCGACAAGATTTGGAAATATTTCAGCTGAGATGAAGACATTCCTGGATACTACGCTCTCCCTAAGCAAGGACAAGAGTCTGGAAACAAAGTTCTTTGCCTGCTTCACCAGTTGCTCAAACTCAACCTGTGAAGGTGCACATACCCTTACAGCCATGATTTATTGGGCACAGTCAATGGGAATGCTCCATATCCCGTTTGGGGTGCATGACGAACTGGATTTCTGTGACCAGCCGGTTTCAGGCATTGTCCATCTTGCAGGAAAGGAGGGTGCCATACGTCCCAGCGACCGTCTTGGCAAGGAGATGGAGGTATACGCTGACACACTCAGCGCCTACATACAAGAGTAA